The genomic segment CTACCCCTGCAAGAACCCGGCCAACCTCACCGCCGGCGACTTCGTCTTCTCCGGCGTCAAATCCCCGGCCCGGATCCCCCCCTCGACCGGGTTCGTTGGCGTGGCCGTGAACCCGGTCCAGTTCCCGGGCCTCCACACTCTGGGGATGTCCTTCGTCCGAGCCGACTTCCGACCGGGCGGGGTGAACCCGCCCCACTTCCATCCGCGGGCCACCGAGACGGCGCTGGTGGTAGCGGGACGGATCTACTCGGGCTTCGTGGATTCAAGCGGACGGGTGTTCGCTAAGGTGGTGGAGGAGGGGGAAGTGATGGTGTTCCCCAGGGGGATGGTCCATTTCCAGATGAACGTCGGGGATTCGCTGGCGACCATCTTTGGGAGCTTTAATAGCGAGAATCCCGGGGCAGTGAGGATTCCGGGTACGGTGTTTGGATCCGATATCAAGGTGGAGCTATTGGAGAAGGCGTTTGGGTTGAGTCCCAAAGAGCTTGAAAGGTTGAAGGAGAGACTGGGGCCCAAAGGATCGATGGAGACAATGGAGTAGAAGGTATTTTGGAATTTCTTATAATTTCTTGTCGATTTGTTTAAATTTGATCATGCAATAATGAGCCAAACATTTTAGAAATATGTGAGAAGAGGAGTTTTTGAGGCCaaaatgttttctttctttttttctttcctctagCAGGATTTTAAGTCTGTAATCAGTGTTCTTTTATATCTAATGGTGTCTTCTATCTTGCTTCTCTGAGCTGTAAAGTGTGAACATGAACACAGCACCAAAAAGAGAGTTGGGTTGTCGGCTAGCTCTATGTAAGGATTGGTCTTGGTGAACAACCAAACTGAAAGGATTTTAGTGATGGGACCACATGTTGTCTCTTTCGTCAAAGGCATCCTCTCTCTCTAACTCTATCCATCTATCTATTTGTGTGTAAATCTATTTGTGTGTAAATATTGGTTGCAACCTGTGCCCGCTTGAATCATGCTAACTTTTACCAACTTGAATTGAACCATCTCACTACAATCAGACACCAGCATCCTGACTTGCAACGTTTATTATCCAGATTGAATATTCGAATACAATACCTAGGAGGGTTCTCACCATGGGGGTATGCTAAAATATTAAATTGCATTTATTATAGTGGAGATCTTCACTTCTTTGTTTATAATGCTATATCGCCATTGGGTCGTAtcttaaaaagaagaatttattttcattcacacgaatccaccattggatcatccACTGAATATATCTCATAGCACTGTAAACTATATCATTCATCCATTCTACACAGCTCTCAAAGCGAGCAGTGGTTGGTCCAATGGCAGATTTGTGCGAACGAAAGTGGATCCCTATGTATAAATACTGGTTCCGTAAGCAGTAACTCAGGTTTATTTGAGACCTGAGTTTTGTCTTAAGTGGAGTTAGAATGGGTATGGGTTAGCGGGTGGGGAGTAGCCAGGATGTCTTGATgctcaaaaatatataattaatagcaAATTCAGTAGAATTCTAGGTGTATTTGGTTGCTGGTTGTTGGGCTCTGAAATGTGAATGGAAATGAGTGATTTTTATTTCGGTCATTTGGTTGGAGGGAGTTCCACTCCGTCTCCTAATCTAgatatgaatgaaaatgccccAATCTCGTCAAACACAATTCCAAACCTTCTCTAATATTCAAATCTCATTTCGATTCTGATTCTAATAAGAACTAAACACGTCAAAAAATATCATCATTCTGAATCCCGTGATCTAATCTATTTCAATTCCGACTCAGATACGGATTCCAATTTTAAATTTAGCTGCGAGTCAAATGCACCCTTAGTGGAAAGCAGGTTAAGCCCCACAGCTATTATTGGCTTGTGGGTCCAGGGCAaggagccaaaattgaattcaaGGCGGCTTGGAGAACTTTGACGAAGACCATAAACTGCGGACCTCTTCGTCGCTGACCCATAAATTCTCAATTGGCGTACGGGAATGAATTCAACAGCCCTTCTATTCATTGACCGATGGAATTGGCCCGTGATAAACCAATTACATAACGATTATTTCGGTCGCCATTAGCTGATCATGCAGTGCAACCATCATCCAGGGAAGGTGAATCATGTCCGTCCTCCATTTAATCCGTTTTAGCTAGCAAATTAAACCACCACACGCTGAATCATTAATTAAGGAGCCCAAGACAAAAAAAGGTGTTAAACACATTGATCTCTTATCTTAAGAGAAACAAAGAGAAGCACAAGCTAAGTAATATCATAACCTTGAAGATCATACAAGTAACCCAAACAGAAAACCACATAAAACCTTAATAGCATCACTACAAAGGCCAAGTACAAGCATATCACTAGGCAAATTTTTTCTCTTATTTGatatctagagaagaagagcataagAAAGCATCTCATTCCATGCATCAGGCACCCCGGGCAAGCACCAGTGGGTGCAATCCGAGGTCCAGCCTACTGTGTCCAGCCTCCCCTGCTCACCAGCAGCTCTTCCAAATATCGACGGGTGCCCATCTCTTCGAAGTGCCGACATGCTCGTCACATCCAAAAGGTACACTGGAAAGCTCATCTTCTTCAGTACGTCGTGTACCACGGCCAGTTGGCCGGGAACCCGAGGTCTGTAGCCCAAGAAGACCAGAGGCTCCCTCTGTTTGTAGCATTGCCATCCATTTTTCCTATCCAAATTAATAAACAGCAAGACCAtctcttcttatatattttctgattttattggttaCATTCACACCTGCCgtcgtatcaaaaaaaaaaaaaaaaaattctatatgGACAATGTTGCTGCACCTGTTATGCCGGGGCGAGACGCTTCGAAAGATGACTCGAGTTCGATTAGGATCCAAGTTCAAGTCCACCCACTTAGCCCATGTTGTGAGTCCCTTCTCATAGGCAACCATTGGGTTCAAACTAGCGAACAGCCTCTCCCCCTCTTTGTAGTAATCCCACCTGCCAAAATTTTTCCTACTTAATTTGAACTGTATATCACGACAAATAAAACcgagaaatttcaacttacgAGCTCCATTTGCCGGAATGAGTCCACCAATGAGCAGAGTCGAACACAAGTACGTCGACTCCACGCCAGTACTTCGCGTTCTCCTCGATCGAATCCAGGAGGAGAATCTTCTTGTGATGCGCTTCTTCCTTCAATTCCACTAGAAGAGGAGCCCATGAGAACTCGATCGATGCTTGGTAGTCCTGCACAATTCATTCGAGTTGTTGTCATCTAGATCGATTTCTCGTTCCATGAAAACGGTTTATCGATCTTACCATTGCATGGAAAGCAATGGTTGGGCCATGGGAAGAAACCAGCTTCCTCTCGCTTGGAATCACTGCTTCCACCAAGCAAACGAGAGACTCCCATTGATTCCTCATTATGGAGTCTCCCACTAGCATGactctcttctttcttattcttccaaggaAGTCCAAGGCATTGAACCTACAGAACATCATCGTAACTTTCATTAGTTTGTTGGTAAATTTCTTTCTACTCGGCTTCAGTTCTCTCATTTACCTTGGAATTGAGCACCGATGCGGCTTCCACCTCCACTTCTCGTAGTCGGAGTCCGGCCTTCCGTTCCTCCGGCAGCTTAATTGGTTGCTGAGGTAAGGGCAATTTGGTTCATAGAGAGGGTATGATGCATCGAAAACCCACTCTCCAACAGACAAGTCACAGTCTCTTGACAGTGTCCGTTGGCTCTGAACCTCATCATTAACCTCATCATCTTCCTTCTCTTCGGTCCACTCATCAACGGAGTCCACGGCTAAGTCAGCCAGACAAGGTGTGATGTAGAAGTTCTTAGACACTATCGAGAGGGTGATGAAGCATAAGAAGAGCAGGAAAGAGGTTTGGAGGGTTGATTCTGCAGCCATTTGGAGCTCAAATTGGAAGAGGATGGATAGGGGAGAGCTGATGAGGTTTGTTGAAGATGGCTTTGACATCCTTTTATGTGGGGTGGGATTTGTCCTATGTTCTACCTTATCACGCACCGTAAATGGTGGGTTGCTTTTGTTGGTCCCATGATGCCAGGCCATTGAGATGTCGTGTTTTATTGTTGAGTGTGTTGGCCACGAGAATTCCGGATG from the Phoenix dactylifera cultivar Barhee BC4 chromosome 14, palm_55x_up_171113_PBpolish2nd_filt_p, whole genome shotgun sequence genome contains:
- the LOC103705873 gene encoding germin-like protein 2-4, giving the protein MAQKLATIFVALLAVASADPDPFLDFCVPDPGTNPVDLNRLASYPCKNPANLTAGDFVFSGVKSPARIPPSTGFVGVAVNPVQFPGLHTLGMSFVRADFRPGGVNPPHFHPRATETALVVAGRIYSGFVDSSGRVFAKVVEEGEVMVFPRGMVHFQMNVGDSLATIFGSFNSENPGAVRIPGTVFGSDIKVELLEKAFGLSPKELERLKERLGPKGSMETME
- the LOC103707948 gene encoding protein trichome birefringence-like 36 translates to MSSSNQLLLHPEFSWPTHSTIKHDISMAWHHGTNKSNPPFTVRDKVEHRTNPTPHKRMSKPSSTNLISSPLSILFQFELQMAAESTLQTSFLLFLCFITLSIVSKNFYITPCLADLAVDSVDEWTEEKEDDEVNDEVQSQRTLSRDCDLSVGEWVFDASYPLYEPNCPYLSNQLSCRRNGRPDSDYEKWRWKPHRCSIPRFNALDFLGRIRKKRVMLVGDSIMRNQWESLVCLVEAVIPSERKLVSSHGPTIAFHAMDYQASIEFSWAPLLVELKEEAHHKKILLLDSIEENAKYWRGVDVLVFDSAHWWTHSGKWSSWDYYKEGERLFASLNPMVAYEKGLTTWAKWVDLNLDPNRTRVIFRSVSPRHNRKNGWQCYKQREPLVFLGYRPRVPGQLAVVHDVLKKMSFPVYLLDVTSMSALRRDGHPSIFGRAAGEQGRLDTVGWTSDCTHWCLPGVPDAWNEMLSYALLL